A region from the Triticum urartu cultivar G1812 chromosome 1, Tu2.1, whole genome shotgun sequence genome encodes:
- the LOC125514504 gene encoding probable protein phosphatase 2C 48 — translation MRQLSSLLQGLARSMAGKERKEDDPQGTVLRSSGTLRGEGSETLAAVWSRRGEKGTNQDCSLVWEGFGCQDDTIFCGIFDGHGQWGHYVSKAVRDSLPPSLLRHWQEAVALASLIDGEKKLGDCQFDLWRQSYLAAAAAVDEELRRSRRLDAVNSGSTALSIVKKGDTMVIANVGDSRAVLGTTSDDGSIAAVQLTVDFKPNLPQEKARIVQCKGRVHCHDDEPGVHRVWLPDREAPGLAMSRAFGDYCVKDYGVISAPEVTQRRITSRDQFVILATDGVWDVVSNEEAVQIVADTPEREKAVKRLVQCAVRAWRRKRRGYAVDDCSAICLFLHPPPS, via the exons ATGCGGCAGCTGTCGTCGCTGCTGCAGGGGCTGGCCCGATCCATGGCTGGAAAAGAGAGGAAGGAGGATGATCCGCAGGGGACGGTGCTGCGGTCGTCGGGGACGCTGCGGGGCGAGGGCTCCGAGACCTTGGCCGCCGTGTGGTCTCGCCGCGGCGAGAAGGGCACCAACCAGGACTGCTCCCTCGTCTGGGAG GGATTCGGATGCCAGGATGACACCATCTTCTGCGGCATCTTCGACGGCCACGGCCAGTGGGGCCACTACGTCTCCAAGGCCGTCCGGGACTCGCTGCCGCCGTCGCTGCTGCGCCACTGGCAGGAGGCCGTCGCGCTGGCGTCGCTCATCGACGGCGAGAAGAAGCTCGGCGACTGCCAGTTCGACCTCTGGAGGCAGTCCTacctggccgccgccgccgccgtcgatgaAGAGCTCCGCCGCAGCCGCCGTCTCGACGCGGTCAACAGTGGCTCCACGGCGTTGTCGATCGTCAAGAAGGGTGACACGATGGTTATCGCGAACGTGGGGGACTCACGAGCCGTCCTTGGCACCACGTCGGACGACGGCAGCATCGCCGCCGTTCAGCTCACCGTCGACTTCAAACCAAACCTGCCTC AGGAGAAGGCGCGCATCGTGCAGTGCAAGGGCCGCGTGCACTGCCACGACGACGAGCCCGGCGTGCATCGGGTGTGGCTGCCCGACAGGGAGGCGCCGGGGCTGGCCATGTCACGCGCGTTCGGCGACTACTGCGTCAAGGACTACGGCGTGATCTCGGCGCCGGAGGTGACGCAGAGGAGGATCACCTCCCGGGACCAGTTCGTCATCTTGGCCACCGACGGG GTTTGGGACGTGGTCTCCAACGAAGAGGCGGTGCAGATCGTGGCTGACACGCCGGAGAGGGAGAAGGCGGTGAAGCGGCTCGTCCAGTGCGCCGTCCGCGCCTGGAGGCGCAAGCGGCGGGGCTACGCCGTCGATGATTGCTCGGCGATCTGCCTCTTCCTCCACCCGCCGCCATCGTAG
- the LOC125514479 gene encoding probable protein phosphatase 2C 48 has product MSLPVHTTGVVGRAETKRGGGEETLSGCFFGVARMRQLSSLLQGLARSMALGKERKEEEQGTVLRTSGTLRGEGSGTLAAVWSRRGEKGTNQDCSVVWEGFGCQEDTIFCGIFDGHGQWGHYVSKAVRDSLPPSLLRRWQEAVTLASLINGEKKLCDSQFDLWKQSYLAAAAAVDEELRRSRRLDAVNSGSTALSIIKKGDTMVIANVGDSRAVLGTTSDDGSIAAVQLTVDFKPNLPQEKARIVQCKGRVYCDEDEPGVHRVWLPDREAPGLAMSRAFGDYCVKDYGVISAPEVTQRRITARDQFVILATDGVWDVVSNEEAVQIVAATPEREKAAKRLVQWAVRAWRRKRRGYAVDDCSAICLFFHHSPPS; this is encoded by the exons ATGTCCCTGCCCGTGCACACCACCGGCGTCGTCGGTCGCGCAGAAACTAAGAGAGGAGGGGGAGAAGAAACTCTTTCGGGTTGTTTCTTTGGGGTAGCGAGAATGCGGCAGCTGTCGTCGCTGCTGCAGGGGCTGGCCCGATCCATGGCTCTGGGAAAggagaggaaggaggaggagCAGGGGACGGTGCTGCGGACGTCGGGGACGCTGCGGGGCGAGGGCTCCGGGACCTTGGCCGCCGTGTGGTCTCGCCGCGGCGAGAAGGGCACCAACCAGGACTGCTCCGTTGTCTGGGAG GGGTTCGGATGCCAGGAGGACACCATCTTCTGCGGCATCTTCGACGGCCACGGCCAGTGGGGACACTACGTCTCCAAGGCCGTCCGGGACTCGCTGCCGCCGTCGCTGTTGCGCCGCTGGCAGGAGGCCGTTACGCTGGCGTCACTCATCAACGGCGAGAAGAAGCTCTGCGACTCCCAGTTCGACCTCTGGAAGCAGTCCTACCTGGCGGCCGCCGCTGCCGTCGACGAAGAGCTCCGACGCAGCCGCCGCCTCGATGCGGTCAACAGTGGCTCCACTGCTCTGTCCATCATCAAGAAGGGTGACACGATGGTGATCGCGAACGTCGGCGACTCACGAGCCGTCCTGGGGACCACGTCGGACGACGGCAGCATCGCCGCCGTCCAGCTCACCGTCGACTTCAAACCCAACCTGCCTC AGGAGAAGGCGCGCATCGTGCAGTGCAAGGGTCGCGTGTACTGCGACGAGGACGAGCCCGGCGTGCACCGGGTGTGGCTGCCCGACAGGGAGGCGCCGGGGCTGGCCATGTCGCGCGCGTTTGGCGACTACTGcgtcaaggactacggcgtcatcTCGGCGCCGGAGGTGACGCAGAGGAGGATCACCGCCCGGGACCAGTTCGTCATCCTGGCCACCGATGGG GTTTGGGACGTGGTCTCCAACGAAGAGGCGGTGCAGATCGTGGCGGCCACGCCCGAGAGGGAGAAGGCGGCGAAGCGCCTGGTCCAGTGGGCCGTCCGTGCCTGGAGGCGCAAGCGGCGGGGCTACGCCGTCGACGACTGCTCGGCGATCTGCCTCTTCTTCCACCACTCGCCGCCATCGTAG
- the LOC125514488 gene encoding uncharacterized protein LOC125514488 — protein MRGIASAGTLRPGPSAAVRSKSNAAGRPTLHRRPLLHLRRSPEPSLPSIRRSRRLMPPLTAAARATSSVGDAFSELASAADFAGIASPDGRISVIGFGSLLSERSARSTFPELKGFRVAALRGFRRVFAHAAPIFFERGIAIEATKEFSSLSVEHCEGEMIVVTVFEIKEEEVPAFIERELEFRFLAVAPEGLDGAPFPNPAVVCARYSDEEYFQVRCKGSKEIYNQHYGRYNIDKIWRDDILPCRLYLRHCVLAAKNLGEPAYSNFLDHTYLGDRRTTIREYLATTGAGIMEEEPPETLRSRYGG, from the exons ATGCGCGGCATCGCCTCCGCCGGAACGCTCCGCCCCGGGCCATCCGCAGCTGTCCGATCAAAATCCAACGCGGCAGGCCGCCCCACCCTCCACCGACGACCCCTCCTCCACCTCCGGCGATCGCCGGAACCCTCTCTGCCGTCCatccgccgcagccgccgcctcATGCCTCCTCTTACCGCGGCCGCCCGGGCCACCAGCAGCGTCGGCGACGCCTTCAGCGAGCTGGCCTCTGCCGCCGACTTCGCCGGCATCGCCTCTCCCGACGGCCGCATCTCCGTCATCGGCTTCGGCTCCCTTCTCTCCG AGCGGAGCGCGAGGAGCACGTTCCCGGAGCTGAAGGGGTTCCGTGTGGCGGCGCTGCGCGGGTTCCGGCGCGTCTTCGCCCACGCCGCCCCCATCTTCTTCGAGCGCGGCATCGCCATTGAGGCCACTAAG GAGTTCTCAAGCTTAAGCGTGGAGCATTGTGAGGGAGAAATGATAGTTGTCACTGTGTTTGAAATCAAGGAGGAGGAG GTGCCAGCATTCATCGAGAGGGAGCTCGAGTTCAGATTTCTTGCG GTGGCCCCTGAAGGACTGGATGGAGCGCCTTTTCCAAATCCAGCT GTTGTCTGTGCACGCTATAGCGATGAAGAGTATTTCCAAGTGAGATGCAAAG GAAGCAAAGAGATATATAATCAGCACTATGGACGGTACAACATTGATAAAATATGGAGGGATGATATCTTACCCTGTCGTCTATATCTCAGGCACTG TGTTCTTGCTGCCAAGAATCTGGGAGAACCAGCATATAGCAATTTCCTGGACCACACCTATCTGGGTGACCGGAGAACCACAATAAGGGAATACTTGGCCACGACCGGAGCTGGCATCATGGAAGAGGAGCCACCGGAGACGCTAAGAAGTCGCTACGGCGGCTAA